GCATCTCCTGGAGTTATGCGGGGATGACGTGGTTGCTCACTTAAGTGACTGCTGAAGTGGCATTTTTGAGGAGGACAGCTGGAATTCATCAATCTGCATCACCTCTAGGTCCCATAACAAGTGGTGCACGTGAGGAGCAAGGATTCTATTTTCCCAATCTGGGCTAGGAAACCCTAAAGACGCAAAAGTAATCACTAACCATGGACACACTCCTTTCCCCTATCATCATTCACTACCATTGAGAGAGAAACCAGCCGCCCACACCACTGGAGAGACCAGATTTTGAGCTTCAAGAAGGAGGAAGGAAAGTGCAAGAAAGAAGGAGAACAAGAGACAAATTCATCTAGCTCTTAGTGTTTGGATTTTATTTTCTCTACTCTTAATCTTTGTATTTGAATTCCTTTAATTAACTCTCACGAACCCCATGGCtaaaattattataattgttCTATTGAATTCTAGTATGAACTAAACTTTTGTAGTTAGAGATTCTAATGAACTCTAATATGTAATTTTGGGTGTGTGGGTAATTTTAATGTTAAAGTTGTTTTGAAGTTTTGTTCAATCAATGGGTAATGTTGTGTATAATTTCTCTATGTTTGGCCAACTTGAGTAGGTAATTAAATTAGTATTGATGCTGGAAAGATTAATATTAATGGATACAAagattgattgatgcatgttctTAACTTTTATGTTTTGGAAATTGTGTTTATATAGGAATATATAATCACCTTGCATGACTTTATAGGTTTGTGCTCAAATTGATATTCTTAACATTGattgggcataggaatatgttaattaatgCAAGAATTGAACCTTAATTTCTTAGGAAAAAGAATTAAGACAAGTAGAAACCTAGTCAACATTACCCAGAATTGCGCCAGCATTGTTACCTGCATCTGTGCCCAAAAAAATTGCATATTAGAGGGAATTAGTAGCTCTAACTTCCCATCATCGCTTGATTAATCATTTGCTTATTGTTTTAGTTTCATTTTGGTCGTTAGTTCACTCAtttatatatttcatttttttttattttagttcaaTCAACCTTATTGCTTATTTTTATTCCAAATTGTTGGGTTTTGATCTTTACAATATCTTGCTTAAACAATCCCTGAGGAGACGATATTAGAATACTTACTATTATATTACTTGCAtgcgattgtgtacacttgcacattaaattaatatcataagaaaatatcgcaacaagtttttggcagcATTGCCAGGGATTGTTTAAAGTCATTTATTGTGAAATTAAGTATCTCGCAATTTGGTTTAAATTCTTTTGTGCTGACTTGGGTGATTCTCATGGAATTTCAGGTTTATACAGTGTATGAACGAGAATCAAGACCCTGAACTACTTCCCATTGATCTAGAAATTGAGCGTACCTTTAGAAGAAGGCGAAAGATACAAAAATCAAAAagggaagtagtagtggtagatgTTGAGCAAGGGGCTCAACAAGGAGCTGCTCAAAGGGCAGAAAATCTATCAGGAGTTTAAATCTTGCAGGAGCTGCTCAAGATCGAGTAGCTCAAGGGGGAGTAGCTGCCAATAATGGGGAAAATGCAGCTATTATGGCTGATGACAGAGATCGTGCTATCAGGAAATATGCTCTCCCCCTCTTCAATGAGCTCAATCCAGGCATCGTTAGACCAGAAATTCAGGCTGCACAGTTTGAATTGAAGCTAGTCATGTTCCAGATGCTTCAAATTGTGGGCCAGTTTAGTGGAATGCCAACAgaggatcctcatcttcatcttcgaTTGTTCATTGAAGTGAGTGATTCATTCAAGCTGCCCGGAGTGACAGAGGATGCACTGAGACTAAAGTTGTTCCCATACTCCTTGAGAAACAGAGCTAGAGCTTGGTTAAACTCTTTGCCATCTGATTCTGTGACTACTTGGCAAGAGTTGGCTGAGCGGTTTTTGACGAAGCACTTCCCTCCCACTAAGAATGCCAAGCTACACAATGAGATTACTTCATTTCAGCGACTTAAGGAAGAATCTTTATATGAGGCATGGGAGCGGTTTAAGGAGTTGTTGCGCAAATGCCCTCACCACGGCATTCCTCATTGCATCCAGATGGAGACATTCTATAACGGTCTCAACGCTCATACTAGAATGGTGGTTGATGCTTCAGCGAACGGGGCTCTTCTTACTAAGTCCTATAATGAGGCTTATGAAATACTTGAGAGGATTTCCAACAAAAACTATAAGTGGCCCACTTCTAGATTGTCTACAGGTAGAAAGGTGGCTGGTATTCATGATGTAGATGCCAtcacttctttggcagcccaagtATCCTCTATTTCTAATATGCTCAAGATAATGAATATGGGGATGAATCAATCAATGGGGCAGCCTATGGGGACACAATTTGGGCAAATGGAGAACATTTCTTGTGTGTATTGTGGTGAGGGTCATACTTTTGAAAACTATCCTTCCAATCTAGTAGTTGTGTGTTACATGGGGAATCAAAATAGGAATGGCCCTTATTCTAATTCCTACAATCCATCATGGAGGCAACATCCCAATTTTTGTGGAGTAATCAAGGGGTTGGCCCTAACAATTCTTCAATCCCTCACAAGCACCACAACAAAGGCCACAACAAGCAATGCAATCTAGCTCTCTTGAAAACATATTGAAGGAATATATAGTGAAGAATGAAGCCATGATCCAAAGCCAAGCTGCTTCATTGAGAAACTTAGAAAACCAAGTTGGGCAACTAGCTAATGAGCTTAGAAATAGACCCCATGGTTCGTTACCAAGTGACATCGAGAATCCAAGAAATGGGGGCAAGGAACATTGTAAAGTcgtcactttgaggagtgggaaaGAGCTGGAGAATTTCAAGACGAATTCTGGGCATGAGggtgagccctcttcaatccaaataaatgaggaagttcaaaaagatgctgaaaTTCCTAGTGTACAAAAATATGCCTCTGCCCAGAATGCTGGAGGAATGTCGCAGCATCAGCACCCACACAGCTCAATTTCAAAGCAGCCACCTCCATCTCCCCAACGTTTTCAGAAgcaaaagttggattcgcaaTTCAAGAAATTTCTAGATATGTTGAAGCAGTTGCATATCAACATCCCACTTGTAGAGGCACTTGAGCAAATTCCtaactatgtgaaattcatgaaagatGTTCTTACAAGGAAGAGAAGGTTAGGAGAATTTGAGACAGTGGCTTTTACCAAGGAATGTAGCTCATTCTTGCAAATCAAGCTGCCATcgaagatgaaagatcttgggagTTTCACCATTCCATGCACCATTGGTAATTCTTATTGTGGCATGGCATTATGTGACTTGGGTGCTAGTATAAATTTGATGCCTATGTCTATGTATAGACAATTGGGGATTAGTGAAGTCCGACCTACCACAGTGAATCTACAGCTTGCAGATAGATCTCTTGCTTACCCAGATGGAAAGATTGAGGATGTCTTGGTAAAAGTTGATAAGTTCATTTTTCCAGCTGATTTCATTGTGTTGGACTATGAGGCAAACAGGGAGATACCAATCATTCTAGGGAGGCCTTCTCTAGCTACTGGTAGAACTTTTATTAACGTGCAAAAGGGTGAACTTACTATGAGGGTTCAAGATGAACAAGTGACTTTCAATGTTTTCAAGGCTATGAGATTTCCAGATGAGGTTGAAGAATGTTTTGTTGTTTCAGTGGTAGATTCTTTGGCATCGAGGGAGTTTGACACTAGTAATGTTGGCGATCCATTAGAGAGGTTATTGCTGTTTGATTCACACAATGAGGACGATGAGGAGAAGTACTTAGCTTGGTTGGAGGCTAATGTCATCTAGGGAGTTCAAAGCTCCTAAACCATCCATTGAAGAGACACCTGAGTTGGAGTTGAAAGTCTTGCCATCATATTTGCGATATGCCTACTTGGGTCCATCATCCACTTTACCTGTCATTATTTCAGCGGAGTTGAGCCATGATCAAGAAGAAAAGTTGCTCAAAGTATTGAGAAAGTTCAAAAAGGCCATTGGGTGGACTCTTGCAAATATTTGACGTATTAGTCCTTCTTTGTGTATGCATAAGATCTTGCTTGAAGATAGTGAAAAAGGTTATGTTGAGGGGCAAAGAAGACTAAATTCTATCATGAAGGAAGTAGTACAGAAAGAAATCATCAAGTGGTTGGATGCTGGAATTATTTATCCTATCTCTGACAGTTCATGGGTGAGTCCTGTACAGTGTatacctaagaagggtggaatCACAGTGATGAAGAATGAAGACAATGAGTTAATTCCTACTAGAACTGTGACTGGATGGAGGATTTGCATGGACTATTAGAAGCTAAACAAGGCCACTAGGAAGGATCATTTCCCTCTTcctttcattgatcagatgctAGACAGACTTGCTGGGAGAGAGTACTATTGCTTCCTTGATGGTTACTCTGGTTACAATTAGATAGTAGTGGCCCCAGAAGATCAGCACAAGACTACATTCACTTTCCCCTATGGTACATTCGCATTCAGAATAATTCCCTTCGGTTTATGCAATGCTTCTGCTATGTTTCAGCGATGTATGATGGCTATCTTTACTGACATGGTTGAGCAGTTTCTAGAGGTGTTCTTGGATGATTTTTCAGTCTTCGGGGATTCTTATGATGCTTGTCTAATTATTTTGTCTAAGGTTTTGAAGAGATGTGAAGAGACAAACCTAGTCCTTAACTAGGAAAAGTGTCACTTTATTGTTAAGGAAGGTATTGTTTTGGGGCATAAGGTATCTAAGCAAGGGATTGAAGTTGATAAGGCGAAAATTGAAGATATTGAGAAGCTACCACCTCCTAACTCAGTGAAGAACATTAGGAGCTTTCTTGGGAATGTTGGTTTCTATAGAAGGTTCATCAAGGACTTCTCTAAGATCTCCAAACCACTTTGAAATCTTTTAGAGAAAGATACACCTTTCCATTTCGATGGAGCATGTTCGAAGGCTTTTCAAGAGTTGAAAGAGAGATTAATCTCAGCCCCTATCATTGTTGCACCAGACTAGACTTTgccctttgaattgatgtgtgatgctaGCGATTATGCCGTTGGGGCTGTGATGGAGCAGCGAAGAAACAAGGTGTTTCACTCTATTTATTATGCAGTCGCACCTTAACAGAAGCTCAATTGAATTACACTGTAACTGAGAAGGAGATACTAGCCATTGTCTTTGCTTTCGACAAGTTTTGCACCTATCTTGTGGGAActaaagtgattgtctacacCGATCACTCAGCCATAAAGTATTTAATTTCTAGGAAGGATGCAAAGCCAAGATTGATTCGGTGGGTGCTTTTGCTTCAAGAGTTTGATGTTGAGATTCAAGATAGGAAGGGGGTAGAAAATCAAGTGGCTGACCATTTATCAAGAATGGAGCGTGAAGAAGATTCCAACTCTCTTGTCCCCATCAAAGAAACATTCCCCGATGAATAAGTGTTTGGGGTCAACTATTCTCATGAGATCCCTTGGTTTGCTgattttgttaattatttggctAGTGGGTTGATGCCACCAAAGATGACTAGCCAACAAAGGAAGAAATTCATGCATGATGTGAAGTCTTATATTTGGGATGAGCCCTTTCTATATAAGCAATGTGTGGATCAGATGATTAGAAAATGTGTGGCATAACATGAAATTGAGGGTATTCTTTTCCATTGTCATTCATCTCCATGTGGTGGTAATTTTTGGGGAGCACACACTGCTGCCAAGGTTTTCCAATCAGGTTTCTTTTGGCCTTCTTTGTTTAATGACTCTTATGCATATGTGGTAAGATGCGATCGTTGTCAAAGGATAGGAAACATCTCAAGGAGAAATGAGATGCCTCTTACTAGTATCCTTGAGGTTGAGTTTTTTGACATGTGGGGCATTGATTTCATGGGCCCCTTCCCACCTTCATATGGAAACTTGTATATCTTGGTGGTTGTTGATTATGTCTCTAAGTGGGTTGAAGTCGCTGCCTATCCGACTAATGATTCCAAGGTTGTCATGAAGTTCATACACAAGCATATTTtcactagatttggcactccaaGGGCTATCATAAGTGATGAGGGAAACCATTTTGTGAACAAAGTGTTGGCAAGTTTATTGGCTAAGTATAGTGTGAAACATAAGGTGGCTACGGCATACCACCCTCAAACCAATGGCGAAGCAAAATTGTCTAATAGAGAAATAAAGGGTGTGCTTGAAAAGGTGGTGAATCTGAATCGCAAGGATTGGTCTAAGAGGTCGGATGATGCTTTATGGGCCTATCGAACGACATTTAAAACTCCATTGAGGATGTCTCCTTATCGCCTAGTGTTTGGAAGAGCATGTCACTTGCCAGTAGAACTTGAACATAGAGCTTATTGGGCACTCCAACAACTCAATCTAGACTTGCAACTTGTTGGGGAGAAAAGAATGTTACAGCTTGATGAGTTGGAAGAAATGCGGTTGTTTTCATATGAGAATGCAAAGCTTTATAAGGAAAAGACAAAGAGGATGCATGACAAGCATCTCCAACCCCGTTCATTTGAGGAAGGGCAGCAAGTTTTATTGTTCAATTCTAGACTCAAGTTATTTCCTGGGAAGCTCAAGTCTAGGTGGTCTAGGCTATTCACTATTACTAAGGTGTATCCCATGGGGCTGTGGAATTGAGAGGAAATGAGGGAGGTGAATTCAAAGTTAATGGGCAGAGGCTGAAACACTATTAGGGTGGTGAGGTTGAGCGCAACAAGACCTCACTCACCTTAGTTGACCCTTGAAAAATCATGTCCTTGAGCTGATGTGCTTAAAGCTATATTTGGAGAGCagcaaattaattatataaatatatatagtattatgtttttgttattgtttttcaCCTCTTCCCTTCATGGTCTATGTTGTGGATTTTGATAAATTCAAGTATGGAGTGGATGTGAGGATTCAGGTAGTTCTATGGGTCAATTACAGTGTATTTGGACATGCTTCAGGTCGGGACTTGGTGATATTTATGGCTGGTTTGTGGATCATTTGAATTTTGGAAAGTCTGGAAGTAATGCTACAGCATTGGAGATAGGTGAAGCTCTGAGACTTTTTAAGAAAatcttgaaatttttttaaattacccccaaaataaaaaaatatatatttcttttaccTATCCTTAATTTCACCATCACTTCCAGCCCTAGTCGAACCCCATCTCCTGCCTCCACCTCACATGAACCCAAGCAGCCAACCAGAGACCCAAGCACCCACCACGACCCCTCACCAACCCAACCCAGTCGACCCACCTCCCACAGTCGTGCCTCCCTCGCCCATAACCCCACGGTCACGCCTCACCACCCCTCAACCATTCCCAGTCGTGAACCCTCAGCTCCCATCCCAACCCCGTTACCTCCCATCTCCATCTCACAACCCACGACCCCCACTAGCTCCGACCACGAACCCGCGACCCAACATCTCCGCCTCCCAACCCCACGGCCGAAACCCACGAACCCCGTATGCCTCCTCCATTCACCAACCTCCCATGAACCCACGCCCAAGACCCAAACCACGGCATCCCAGCTGCGCCACCCACGACCGTGACCCCAGTTCGCCAACTCCGCCAGTCCTCTGCCTCGACAGCTCAGCAGTCTCACTCCCCACGTCTCTCAGAGCTGCCCAGTCCGCAGCATCCCAAACACCCTAGGTTCCAGTGCTCATATCAACTCTTTCTGAGTTAATTTTTGATGGTTTTGCTACTGTTGTTTGAGCTGAGTTGTTCATTTGAGCTACATAGTGGAAATTTTCTTTTGACTCACCTTGCGCTGAATTATGGGACTACATGCCGTTGGGTTCGGCTGTGAATTATCGAGTAATTGCTATATAATTTTTGGGTTGTGAGTTGCATTCAGGTGATAATTTTGGGCTATTTCTTGAAGAcaattttgatctattttgtttttctttgaagCTATTTTGAGTTCATGTACTAGATGCCTTTTGGGTATACTTGGCGTGTTCAGTGAGGACATTTGTAAGTTATTATGCTGGATGTTTTGGGCTGCCATGAGTTACAAGGACTGTTGAATTTTGGGGGACTTATTGCTTGTTTGAAGAGTGTTGAATATAATTTTGAGCTATTTGACATTATCATGGGCACCAAGAGTGATGCTAAGAACACAAAGAAAGACAAATCTAATGGGAAGTTTCCACAGAGGGGTCATTTTAAGTCACTGCCAGCCGCATCTATATTTTATACACTCATCAAGCTAAGAGAGTTATTACATGAGCGGGGTTTTGCATTGACAGCTTTATCCACTCTTGGGATGTTGTCTTTCATTTCTAGTCTTATTAGTGCCCCGGGATGGCAAACCTTTGCACAACATCATGATACACCTTTAGTGGCGGTTGTTGTGGTGAAAGAATTCTATGGTAATTGGCTTGACCCTGAGGACTCTACAGTCTATGTGCGTTCGGTTCCGGTTGATTGCTCTCCGAGGGCCATAAATGTGGTGTATGGGTTGGTTGACATAGCTGATGAATATACATGCTTCTTGGAGACCCTTTCTGAAGACAAGATCAACACAGCTTTATTGTCATTAACAGTTGAGGGTACCGGTTGGGTCACTGTTGAAGAGCATGAAAAGCGTGCTATTGAGCGAAAGAGACTATTGCCTCAAGCAAAAGTGTGGTACAATTTCCTTCGTAGTCGTTTGAGCCCCACTACTCATGATGAGACTGTGTCCTTGGAGCGTCTCCTATTGTTACATGCTTTAATGACTGGATTCACCATCAATGTGGGCAATATCATTCACCGCGCGCTGAAGAAGAGGATCACTAAGGCAGCTGGCAAGTTATTCTTCCCCGCCACTATTACCTTGCTCTGTCGTGCAGCTGGTGTTCCCATTGGTGATGGCCCTTTGGAAGAACTAGTGAGCAATAAAAGAAAATTCTCAAGAGGAAGCATTAACGAGGTTCTGAGGGGATCTAAAGGGTCGTCCTCCACTAATTACAGCCCACCTCGTGCACCTACCGGTGCCAGTTTTAGCAACTCGAATCGTCATGCAGCCATCTTTGCTCGATTTGACAAGCAAGATGCTCGGCAGGAGATAATTTGCGACAGGCTGCACCAGTTCTGGCGCTACACCAAACAGCATAATCGTGTCATGGAAAAGGCAATGCTCACAAATTTCACTAGGCCTTTTCCTTCATTTCCATGATTCCCAAATGGCATTCTTGAACCTTGGACTCCACCTGCCAAGTTTGACAATGCATCATCCGATGACAAGTGACTTGAGGGAGTTCTTTCTATCCTTTCTTagctttatttttttattatttttttttttgtttctcgtTCGTAGTTGTCTTGTTGTTTTGAGTCGATCTTtcattgtcatttttttttagtttgtgtTGTCTTTTGCTTTTTCACAGTGATGACATTGTGATCTCTAAGTTTGGGGGGGTTggtgtttattttgtgttttgtaaaagGAATTTTAGTATTGTATTAGTGCCTAAATTTTGGGGGATCattgatgaaaaataaaaaggaaattgcaTCTTAGAGCGGATCTTAAGCATGTTTGGATTGGTTTGATTTAGGCATCAATTTGGCAAACCTTCGAATGTGGAAAGTGTGTGATCTTAATATGTGTGCTTGCCTTTATCATGATTCTTATAAACTCTAAATAATGCTAATTGGTTGTGAGAGTCTAAGATCTTAGAATTGTCTTGTTaatttccttgaggcgaaatcctaggagGCTTAGCAAACTAGAAATGACATAGGCATTTTGTTGGATCGATTGAGCTTTTCTAGCCTACCCTTGAAATTATTATCCATTGTTGCCCCCTTTGAGCTTTTTGGCCTATTCTTTGTTGATTCAACTTTATGCATTTAGCCATATCCCTCTCAtgttataattctcatattttgtTCCCTAACCATCTCTAAGCTTAGTTTGTTAAGTTTAAGTTTGGGGTTGGGATAAAAGGGGTGTATTTATATATTTCttatcaaaaaagaaaaaaaaaggtgtttgttttatttagttttttcattatttttcgttgcaaaagatatatatatatatatgtcctaGTTATTTGtgttcaataaaaaaaaaaagagggaaaattctgaaaataaataaataaaagtaaatattcATTGTATTGGACATATATAtagtattaatatatatatatatacattgaaataAATGAAAGGGAAAGTGGGGTGAACTtgtgagaaaaagaaagagaatagGGTAGCTCATTTGTTACTACAAGGTTATAAAGCAAACTAAGTTT
The genomic region above belongs to Humulus lupulus chromosome 1, drHumLupu1.1, whole genome shotgun sequence and contains:
- the LOC133829536 gene encoding uncharacterized protein LOC133829536, giving the protein MADDRDRAIRKYALPLFNELNPGIVRPEIQAAQFELKLVMFQMLQIVGQFSGMPTEDPHLHLRLFIEVSDSFKLPGVTEDALRLKLFPYSLRNRARAWLNSLPSDSVTTWQELAERFLTKHFPPTKNAKLHNEITSFQRLKEESLYEAWERFKELLRKCPHHGIPHCIQMETFYNGLNAHTRMVVDASANGALLTKSYNEAYEILERISNKNYKWPTSRLSTGRKVAGIHDVDAITSLAAQVSSISNMLKIMNMGMNQSMGQPMGTQFGQMENISCVYCGEGHTFENYPSNLVVVCYMGNQNRNGPYSNSYNPSWRQHPNFCGVIKGLALTILQSLTSTTTKATTSNAI
- the LOC133829548 gene encoding uncharacterized protein LOC133829548, which codes for MSQHQHPHSSISKQPPPSPQRFQKQKLDSQFKKFLDMLKQLHINIPLVEALEQIPNYVKFMKDVLTRKRRLGEFETVAFTKECSSFLQIKLPSKMKDLGSFTIPCTIGNSYCGMALCDLGASINLMPMSMYRQLGISEVRPTTVNLQLADRSLAYPDGKIEDVLVKVDKFIFPADFIVLDYEANREIPIILGRPSLATGRTFINVQKGELTMRVQDEQVTFNVFKAMRFPDEVEECFVVSVVDSLASREFDTSNVGDPLERLLLFDSHNEDDEEKYLAWLEANILLEDSEKGYVEGQRRLNSIMKEVVQKEIIKWLDAGIIYPISDSSWVSPVQCIPKKGGITVMKNEDNELIPTRTIVVAPEDQHKTTFTFPYGTFAFRIIPFGLCNASAMFQRCMMAIFTDMVEQFLEVFLDDFSVFGDSYDACLIILSKVSKQGIEVDKAKIEDIEKLPPPNSVKNIRSFLGNVGFYRSRTLTEAQLNYTVTEKEILAIVFAFDKFCTYLVGTKVIVYTDHSAIKYLISRKDAKPRLIRWVLLLQEFDVEIQDRKGVENQVADHLSRMEREEDSNSLVPIKETFPDE